Within the Solwaraspora sp. WMMA2056 genome, the region CCGACCACCGTCGCCGCCGCCGGCGACCTGCTCTACCTGCCGAACGCCCGGTTCGGCGTCGAGGTCACCCCGGAGACGACGTACGAGGTGGTGGCGGTGCCGCGACCCTGACAGCAGCCACCACACACGTGACCGCCGCAGGTCGGGTCACCAGCGCAGCGGCAGCTCGTCCAGTACGGCACTCAGCCGGTCGGCGAGCACCTGATGGTCGGCGACCGACGGATGCCAGTGGCAGCCGAGGGAGTCCAGGCCGGCGCTCTCGACGTACCACATCCGGACCCGGTCGTCGCCCCGGTCGGTGCGCTCGGCGACGACCTGGGTGACTGCGTCCCGGAACGCGGTGGTGTTCCACATCTCGTTTGCGGTGACCACGACCTGGGTCCGGTTGCCGTACCGGGCGCGCAACTGGTCGAGGAAGCCGTGGTACGCGTCGCGGTAGGCGGCGCTGAGCGTCTCCGGCGTCCAGGACTCGCCCGGGGCGATGTCGGTGGAGAAGTCGTTGAGGCCGAGGCCGACCACGACGACCTGCGGCCGCCAGCTGCGCGGCGGCGACCAGACGTCGCCGTCGACGGCGAGCAGCGCCCGGTCGTAGTACGTGCGGTAGGTGGTTCCCGGTGAGTGGCCGCCGTAGTTGCGCGCCATGCCCAGGCCCGAGTACCCGTTGATCTGGTAGTCGGCGCCGTACCGGCGGGCCGTGATCGCGCCGAAGCTGCGGTCGGCGTTGGTGGTCCGGTGCACCTCGTCGCCGGTGCAGTCCCGGCTGGTCGACTCGTTGCCGTACCCGGCGGTGTGCGAGTCGCCGATGAACTCGATCTGGCGGTGCCGTGGCGCCGGTGCGGGCAGGACGGCACCACCGGGCCCCGGCACGAAACCGCCGAACCCGCTGGTCGCCCACTGGCTCTCGCTGCGCTTGACCACCCGTACGGTGTGCCGACCGGGCCGTAGCCCGTCGACCCGGTGCGTGATCGCGCCCGGCGTCACCAGGGTGGCGACGGTCCGGCCGTCGATCTGGACGTCGTAGTCGGCGTGCGGGTCGTCCAGGACGATCCCGATGCCGGTGCCCCGGAACCGGCCCTCGAAGTAGACGCCGGGCCAGCTGTACCGCGCGGTGGTGCCGTCGACGACGACCCGACCGGCTGTGTGCACCCGGTCCAGACCACCGTGCCGGTGGTCGGGGCCGCCGGGACCGGCGACCGCCGTGGTCGGCACGGTCGTCCCGAGCAGTACGGCCGCCAGCACGGCGGCCACCGGAACCCTTCGCACCACTGAGCTCCCTCTACCAGACCCCATTGATCGACCACTGTCGACCAATCCCCGACACGGTATCATAAACGTCGATATTTTAGGGGCACGCGGCCAGGATGGATGCCTTAAGGTGCCCCGCATGACGACGGCACGGGAACGGGTGGCGGCATTCTGGGATCAGCACGTGCAGCAGTGGCTCGACGGCCGCGATCCCATGGCGGATCCGCTGCCCGAGTGGTACGCGTCGTTTCAGGGCACCGGCCTGGGTGCGGTGACCCGCGACGGCTTTCCCGAGCCGTACATCGGCGATCTCACCGGCCTGGCCCCCGACGAGCCGGTCGTCGTCGTCCTCGGCCTCAATCCCGGCAAGTACTTCCCGGAGTTCCAGTCCCGGACCGGAACCTTCGCCGAGGAGATTCGACGCTACGGCTCCTACCGGTCCTGGGCCGCGAGCGGCCCCTACCTCCGGGACCCCTGGCAGACCCGGCTCGGGGACAACAAGTACTGGCGGGACCGACGCGCCTTCGCCCGCCGCTGGCTCCACGAGCCGACGCTCACCGAGCGCAACCTGCTGGTGTTCGAGTGCTACCCGTGGCATTCGACCAAGGTGACCGGCAGCATGAAGCCGCCGGCCGACATCATCCGACAGTTCGTGTTCGAGCCGATCGGTGAGCTGGCCACGGACCATGTCTTCGCCTTCGGCAAGCCGTGGCTCGGCGTCGCCGAGAGCCTGGACCTGCCCCCCATCGTCAAGCTCGGTC harbors:
- a CDS encoding SGNH/GDSL hydrolase family protein; this translates as MRRVPVAAVLAAVLLGTTVPTTAVAGPGGPDHRHGGLDRVHTAGRVVVDGTTARYSWPGVYFEGRFRGTGIGIVLDDPHADYDVQIDGRTVATLVTPGAITHRVDGLRPGRHTVRVVKRSESQWATSGFGGFVPGPGGAVLPAPAPRHRQIEFIGDSHTAGYGNESTSRDCTGDEVHRTTNADRSFGAITARRYGADYQINGYSGLGMARNYGGHSPGTTYRTYYDRALLAVDGDVWSPPRSWRPQVVVVGLGLNDFSTDIAPGESWTPETLSAAYRDAYHGFLDQLRARYGNRTQVVVTANEMWNTTAFRDAVTQVVAERTDRGDDRVRMWYVESAGLDSLGCHWHPSVADHQVLADRLSAVLDELPLRW